A section of the Falco rusticolus isolate bFalRus1 chromosome Z, bFalRus1.pri, whole genome shotgun sequence genome encodes:
- the LOC119141641 gene encoding avidin-like → MRRRALRTLALPVGAALAAAAAGQQLLCQAAEIPKEGKVDVNEEKATNTSWWLDRKQKHPAKNGKCNLTGWWENDLGSKMHVSTVDNQGNFSGEYYTAVSNTQKPIKPSPLVGSQHLDEDGQCTFGFTVNWKKFSDSTAVFVGQCFAVDGREELLQTSWLLREKVDSLPSNWKATRTGYNTFTRVG, encoded by the exons ATGCGCCGCCGCGCTCTCCGTACCCTCGCCCTGCCCGTCGGGGCGGCCCTGGccgcggccgcggcggggcagcAG cttctctgccaggcagctgagATCCCCAAGGAGGGAAAGGTTGATGTGAATGAGGAAAAGGCAACAAACACCAGCTGGTGGCTGGACCGTAAGCAGAAACACCCTGCAAAGAATGGCAAG TGCAACCTGACCGGCTGGTGGGAGAATGACCTAGGCTCCAAGATGCATGTGTCCACAGTTGACAACCAGGGCAACTTCTCCGGCGAGTACTACACCGCTGTGTCGAACACCCAGAAACCCATCAAGCCGTCCCCCCTTGTTGGATCCCAGCACTTGGACGAGGACGGGCAGTGCACCTTTGGCTTCACTGTCAACTGGAAGAAGTTTTCTG ACTCCACAGCTGTCTTTGTGGGCCAGTGCTTTGCTGTAGATGGTAGAGAAGAGCTCCTGCAGACCTCCTGGCTGCTGCGGGAGAAGGTCGACTCCCTGCCCAGCAACTGGAAAGCCACCAG GACTGGATACAACACCTTCACTCGCGTGGgctga
- the LOC119141577 gene encoding avidin-like, which yields MGSPSCCLLLTLVLLSSCAAATRKCNLQGLWRNELGSNMTLSALDAVGTFSGSYHTAVAATDKQILVSPLQGSQQHTSAKGHPTFGFTVQWQFADSTTVFVGQCFVDRRGKETLETTWLLQEEVPSRKDAWKATRVGTSIFTRIK from the exons ATGGggagccccagctgctgcctcctgctcacCCTGGTCCTGCTTAGCTCCTGCGCCGCTGCCACCAGAAAG TGCAACCTGCAGGGCCTGTGGAGGAATGAGCTGGGCTCCAACATGACCCTCTCAGCCCTGGATGCGGTCGGGACCTTCTCGGGCTCCTACCACACTGCTGTGGCAGCTACCGACAAGCAGATCCTGGTGTCACCCCTGCAaggctcccagcagcacacGAGTGCCAAGGGGCATCCCACCTTCGGCTTTACTGTGCAGTGGCAGTTCGCAG ACTCCACCACCGTCTTTGTCGGTCAGTGCTTTGTGGACCGCCGTGGGAAGGAGACACTGGAGACCACATGGCTCCTGCAGGAAGAGGTCCCATCCCGCAAGGATGCCTGGAAAGCCACCAG GGTCGGCACCTCCATCTTCACCCGCATCAAGTGA
- the LOC119141881 gene encoding avidin-like yields MLQATAFLLLFSLALVAPSLSAKKCVLTGHWINDLGSNMTILAVNGRGDFSGSYHTAVTATTNEIQVSPLQGSQHRSNQKSQPTFGFTVNWSFSDSVTVFTGQCFVDKEGKETLKTMWLLRSRVDNINDDWKATRVGINVFTRLQSQKE; encoded by the exons atgctgcaagcAACAGCCTTCCTCTTGCTCTTCAGCCTGGCACTGGTGGCTCCCAGTCTGTCTGCAAAAAAG tgtgtgCTGACTGGACACTGGATCAATGACCTGGGCTCCAACATGACCATCCTGGCCGTGAATGGAAGAGGTGACTTCAGTGGCTCCTACCACACAGCTGTGACAGCCACCACAAATGAGATCCAGGTGTCACCGCTGCAGGGGTCCCAGCACCGCTCAAACCAGAAGAGCCAGCCCACCTTCGGCTTCACCGTCAACTGGAGCTTTTCAG ACTCTGTCACTGTCTTCACGGGCCAGTGCTTTGTGGacaaggagggaaaggagactCTGAAGACCATGTGGCTCCTGCGGTCACGTGTGGACAACATCAATGATGACTGGAAAGCCACCAG ggtcGGCATCAATGTCTTCACCCGCCTGCAGTCCCAGAAGGAGTGA